The following coding sequences are from one Terriglobales bacterium window:
- a CDS encoding glycosyltransferase: MKPLTIRYFAHSWVSDWNHGNAHFLRGLARALVRLGHRVRCYEQLGAWSLANLMRSEGERAIGAIDQFRRGFPELDIWFYNNDEHFSAFAHRELRHADLVIIHEWNDPRIVNQVLALKDQLGFRVLLHDTHHRAYTSPREILKFHLHRFDGVLTFGEAITRIYRDGFGVPRAWTLHEAADITSFVPLDRPKTNDVVWIGNWGDEERTLELEEFLLRPAEQVGARTVVHGVRYPREAVERMRKGGIEYRGYLPNLESPRVYGESRVTVHVPRRQYNNGLSGIPTIRVFEALACGVPLVCAPWPDTENLFSAGQDYLTAVDGRAMGAMLAELRRDDAARRQLAAAGLATIRARHTCAHRAEQLVSMVEELGR; the protein is encoded by the coding sequence GTGAAGCCGCTCACCATCCGCTACTTCGCGCATTCATGGGTTTCGGACTGGAACCACGGCAACGCGCACTTTCTGCGCGGGCTGGCGCGGGCGCTCGTGCGACTGGGCCATCGCGTGCGCTGCTACGAGCAGCTTGGCGCCTGGTCGCTGGCCAACCTGATGCGCAGCGAGGGCGAGCGCGCCATCGGCGCGATTGATCAATTTCGCCGCGGGTTTCCGGAGCTGGACATCTGGTTCTACAACAACGACGAACACTTCAGCGCGTTCGCGCACCGCGAACTGCGGCACGCCGACCTGGTGATCATCCACGAGTGGAACGACCCGCGCATCGTGAACCAGGTGCTGGCGCTGAAGGACCAACTGGGATTCCGCGTTCTGCTGCATGACACACACCACCGGGCCTACACCAGTCCGCGCGAAATTCTGAAATTCCATCTGCATCGCTTCGACGGCGTGCTCACGTTCGGCGAGGCCATCACGCGCATCTATCGCGACGGCTTCGGCGTGCCGCGCGCCTGGACGCTGCACGAGGCGGCGGACATCACCAGTTTCGTCCCGCTCGACAGGCCGAAGACGAACGACGTGGTCTGGATCGGGAACTGGGGGGATGAAGAGCGCACGCTCGAGCTGGAGGAATTCCTGCTGCGACCTGCCGAGCAGGTGGGCGCCCGAACCGTGGTGCACGGTGTGCGCTATCCGAGGGAAGCCGTGGAGCGAATGCGGAAAGGCGGGATCGAGTATCGCGGTTACCTGCCGAACCTGGAAAGCCCGCGCGTCTACGGCGAAAGCAGGGTGACGGTGCACGTGCCGCGGCGGCAGTACAACAATGGCCTGAGCGGCATTCCGACGATCCGCGTTTTCGAAGCGCTGGCCTGCGGCGTTCCGCTGGTGTGCGCGCCCTGGCCGGACACAGAAAATCTTTTTTCCGCCGGGCAGGATTACCTGACCGCCGTGGACGGACGGGCCATGGGCGCCATGCTGGCAGAACTTAGGCGCGATGACGCGGCACGGCGGCAACTGGCCGCGGCCGGCCTGGCGACGATTCGCGCACGGCACACGTGCGCGCATCGGGCCGAGCAGTTGGTGAGCATGGTGGAGGAGCTGGGACGATGA
- a CDS encoding glycosyltransferase, whose protein sequence is MKIFVFGSSIVSSYWNGAATYYRGIYKNLAALGHEIVFAEPDIYRRQQHRDDGDFSYVESIVYRTPRDIDALLQRAADCDLVIKHSGVGADDALLERRVLDCRGPARVAFWDVDAPATLARVEADRDDPFRALIPEYDFILTYGGGAPVVDHYMLRGARHCIPIYNALDPEAHFPVPADPELACDLAFVGNRLPDRERRVEEYFLRAAELAPEMRFLLGGEGWAAKPLPRNVRWIGHVATADHNRVNCSARVVLNINRESMAEVGFSPPTRVFEAAGAGACLITDAWSGLGTFFEPGAEVLPARNAQEIVQLLRRTPEGMARAIGEAMRSRALREHTYERRARLVHSVLCGIGAEAIAEVSEVRAA, encoded by the coding sequence ATGAAGATCTTCGTGTTCGGCTCCAGCATCGTTTCGTCTTACTGGAACGGGGCGGCAACGTACTATCGCGGCATTTACAAGAACCTGGCCGCGCTGGGGCACGAAATTGTCTTTGCCGAACCGGACATCTACCGGCGGCAGCAGCATCGCGACGACGGCGACTTCAGCTACGTGGAGAGCATCGTCTATCGAACGCCGCGTGACATCGATGCGCTGCTGCAGCGCGCGGCCGACTGCGACCTGGTGATCAAGCACAGCGGCGTGGGCGCCGATGACGCACTCCTGGAGCGCCGCGTCCTAGATTGCCGCGGACCTGCGCGCGTCGCGTTCTGGGACGTGGATGCGCCGGCAACGCTGGCGCGCGTGGAAGCCGATCGCGACGACCCGTTTCGCGCGCTCATCCCTGAGTACGACTTCATCCTTACTTATGGCGGCGGAGCGCCGGTGGTGGACCACTACATGCTTCGCGGGGCGCGGCACTGCATCCCGATTTACAACGCGCTCGATCCGGAGGCGCACTTTCCGGTGCCGGCCGATCCTGAGCTGGCGTGTGACCTTGCGTTCGTGGGAAATCGGCTGCCGGATCGCGAGCGGCGCGTGGAGGAGTACTTTCTGCGCGCGGCCGAACTGGCCCCGGAAATGCGCTTCCTGCTGGGCGGCGAAGGATGGGCAGCGAAGCCTCTGCCGCGCAACGTACGCTGGATCGGGCACGTGGCGACCGCCGACCACAATCGAGTGAACTGCTCGGCGCGCGTGGTGCTGAACATCAATCGCGAATCCATGGCCGAGGTTGGGTTTTCTCCGCCCACGCGCGTGTTCGAAGCCGCCGGCGCGGGCGCGTGCCTGATCACTGACGCGTGGTCCGGGCTTGGCACGTTCTTCGAGCCGGGCGCGGAGGTCCTGCCGGCACGGAACGCGCAGGAAATTGTCCAGCTGTTGCGGAGAACGCCGGAGGGAATGGCGCGAGCGATTGGCGAGGCGATGCGGTCGCGCGCGCTGCGCGAGCATACCTACGAGCGGCGCGCGCGGCTGGTGCACAGCGTGCTGTGCGGCATCGGGGCCGAGGCAATCGCGGAAGTCAGCGAAGTCAGAGCAGCATGA
- a CDS encoding glycosyltransferase, which yields MKIVIFGLAISSSWGNGHATTYRALGRALHARGHRIVFFERDWEWYRDNRDLPEPDFCDLRIYEEWPDALPAARRALRDADLAIVGSYFPDAARAVGLVLDSAALKAFYDIDTPVTVAELRRTGHAPYLRREEIPGFDLYLSFTGGPMLRELETVFGARLAAPLYCSFDPAMYRPRPPARRFTCDMSYMGTYAADRQPKVDELLGRTATGMPHGKFIVAGSQYPKSVRWPANVKRIVHLNPRWHPLLYSSSRLTLNVTRRDMVLAGYSPSVRLFEAAACGATIVSDNWPGLEAFFVPGKEILLASSADDVRRYLDGMDAAELRRMGAAARERVIAEHTSDRRARQLELLVERASLRAAEAASALAPA from the coding sequence ATGAAGATAGTCATTTTTGGGCTTGCGATCAGTTCGTCGTGGGGCAATGGACACGCCACCACGTATCGGGCGCTGGGGCGCGCGCTGCATGCGCGCGGGCACCGGATCGTGTTCTTCGAACGCGATTGGGAGTGGTACCGCGACAACCGCGACCTGCCCGAGCCCGATTTCTGCGATCTCCGGATCTATGAGGAGTGGCCAGACGCGTTGCCGGCGGCGCGACGCGCGTTGCGCGATGCCGACCTGGCGATAGTCGGCTCGTACTTTCCCGACGCGGCGCGCGCGGTCGGGCTGGTGCTGGATTCAGCCGCGCTGAAGGCGTTCTACGACATCGACACGCCGGTCACGGTGGCCGAGCTGCGCCGCACTGGCCACGCGCCGTACCTGCGGCGCGAGGAGATACCGGGATTCGATCTGTACCTGAGTTTTACCGGCGGCCCCATGTTGCGCGAGCTGGAGACGGTGTTCGGGGCGCGGCTGGCGGCGCCACTTTATTGCTCGTTCGACCCGGCAATGTACCGGCCGCGGCCGCCGGCGCGCCGCTTCACCTGCGACATGAGCTACATGGGCACGTATGCCGCCGATCGCCAGCCGAAGGTCGACGAACTGCTGGGGCGGACGGCGACCGGAATGCCGCACGGCAAGTTCATTGTGGCGGGTTCGCAATATCCAAAATCGGTTCGCTGGCCGGCGAACGTAAAACGCATCGTCCACCTGAATCCGAGGTGGCATCCGCTGCTCTACAGCTCTTCGCGGCTCACCCTGAACGTGACTCGTCGCGACATGGTGCTGGCCGGATACTCACCGTCGGTGCGTCTGTTCGAAGCAGCCGCCTGCGGCGCGACAATCGTTTCCGACAACTGGCCAGGGCTGGAGGCATTTTTTGTCCCCGGGAAAGAGATCCTGCTGGCCAGCAGCGCCGACGACGTGCGCCGTTACCTCGACGGCATGGACGCAGCCGAGCTGCGCCGCATGGGCGCCGCCGCCCGCGAGCGCGTGATCGCCGAACACACCAGCGATCGGCGGGCGCGGCAACTCGAACTGCTGGTGGAGCGCGCGTCGCTGCGGGCGGCGGAGGCCGCGTCGGCGCTGGCGCCGGCGTAG
- a CDS encoding glycosyltransferase family 4 protein: MRVALIAPPFIPVPPKVYGGTELFIAHLAEGLREGGIEPVVYCNGESTVNVERRWMYERGEWPIRGEIYDNLKDMNHTAWAVADARKSCDLIHLNNASGLVASRFATQPFVYTIHHPHNDGLSSFYECFPQTQYVTISEFQRRRESMPRVRTIHHGIDVSFYSFREKKQPYVSFIGRIAPIKGTHLAIAAAQRAGVPLKIAGEVQPVFRDYFEREIKPHIDGTFIEYIGEADLAAKNELLGNSRAMLFPVQWDEPFGLVMVEAMACGTPVLALPGGSVREIVAEGISGYVCKDVEEMAARIGNLEIEPGLARQYVEQNFSLARMVAQYAELYREILEHPQPPAKTSRSSALSEQSAIA; the protein is encoded by the coding sequence ATGCGAGTCGCTCTGATCGCGCCCCCGTTCATCCCTGTGCCGCCGAAGGTGTATGGCGGAACCGAGCTGTTCATTGCGCACCTGGCGGAGGGTCTGCGCGAGGGCGGGATCGAGCCGGTGGTGTACTGCAACGGCGAGTCTACGGTGAACGTGGAGCGGCGCTGGATGTACGAGCGGGGGGAGTGGCCGATCCGCGGTGAGATCTACGACAACCTGAAAGACATGAACCACACCGCGTGGGCAGTGGCCGACGCCCGCAAGAGCTGTGACCTCATCCATCTGAACAACGCGTCCGGGCTGGTGGCTTCGCGTTTTGCGACCCAGCCATTCGTTTACACCATTCACCATCCGCACAACGACGGGCTGAGCAGCTTCTATGAATGCTTCCCGCAGACGCAGTACGTCACCATCAGTGAGTTTCAGCGGCGGCGTGAAAGCATGCCGAGGGTGCGCACCATCCACCACGGCATCGATGTCTCGTTTTACAGTTTCCGCGAGAAAAAGCAGCCGTACGTCAGCTTTATCGGGCGAATCGCGCCCATCAAAGGCACGCATTTGGCGATTGCGGCGGCGCAACGCGCCGGCGTCCCGCTGAAGATAGCGGGCGAAGTGCAGCCCGTCTTCCGCGACTACTTCGAGCGCGAGATCAAGCCGCACATCGACGGGACATTTATCGAATACATCGGCGAAGCGGACCTGGCCGCCAAGAACGAATTACTGGGCAATTCGCGCGCCATGCTGTTCCCGGTGCAGTGGGATGAGCCCTTCGGCCTGGTCATGGTGGAAGCGATGGCCTGCGGAACGCCGGTGCTGGCACTGCCCGGTGGATCGGTGCGCGAAATCGTTGCGGAGGGCATCTCCGGGTACGTGTGCAAGGACGTGGAAGAGATGGCGGCGCGCATCGGCAACCTGGAAATCGAGCCCGGGCTGGCGCGCCAGTACGTGGAACAGAACTTTTCGCTGGCGCGCATGGTGGCCCAGTACGCGGAGTTGTACCGCGAGATACTCGAGCATCCGCAACCGCCGGCGAAGACCTCCCGGAGCAGCGCGCTGTCGGAGCAATCGGCGATCGCATGA
- a CDS encoding glycogen debranching N-terminal domain-containing protein, which produces MSTQFAPSPEGLIEIPSPYVEPRVAFQAQEPRKVNNLTLIDGKTFLSTTVAGDISPAGAPDVGFFHDDTRFLSHLELRVGGARAVVLSSSTEKTFTSHIELTTGNLALRESFDLPENTVHIRREQLLVNDVFCDSISFDNYNRVPVEFMVEMAFGADFVDVFQVRGCVRRVHGKYFKPVHHGKLLEFHYAGLDGTMRQTRIEMAPAPSHTEDYAAHWDVRLEPGKRVQLQIWVTPSVQGRKSRARQVEFAEGESLRRRTQGEWEAQSTHFSSNQKVFDAALATATGDFHALLIPDGDQRIIAAGIPWFATIFGRDSIVAAYQTLVLNPQLACDTLRVLARRQGTRYDDWQDEEPGKILHEYREGEMTLDGEMPFHPYFGTVDATPLFLILLGETWNWTGDEQLVRDLLPAAYKALDWIDRYGDLDGDGFVEYQRRSKQGLTNQGWKDSWDANMHRDGTLARSPIALVEVQGYVYDAKYRMASVLRAMGDSKRADALRNEAAALAKRFEKAFWMPKEGFYAMALDADKRQLQVISSNPGHLLFTRILGRERARTVAARMMQSDMFTGWGWRTLSSAEPVFNPLSYHRGSVWPHDNSIVAHGMALNEIRKPALQCMTTLFQAALNFRDYRLPELFCGIQRRQHDAPVHYPVSCSPQAWASGAFFLMLASVLGIRPSAHKRELNIVNPILPDWMEHFSIRNLRIGNSRVGLDFNRHGERTFCNVVDVGGERLSVNVVFRR; this is translated from the coding sequence ATGAGCACGCAGTTTGCCCCATCACCAGAGGGGCTGATTGAAATTCCGTCGCCGTACGTCGAGCCGCGCGTCGCCTTCCAGGCGCAGGAGCCGCGGAAGGTCAACAACCTCACCCTGATCGACGGCAAGACGTTTCTCTCCACCACCGTTGCGGGCGACATCTCGCCGGCCGGCGCGCCCGATGTGGGCTTTTTCCACGACGACACGCGCTTCCTCAGCCACCTGGAGCTGCGCGTGGGCGGCGCTCGCGCGGTGGTGCTTTCGTCGAGCACCGAAAAAACCTTCACCTCGCACATCGAGCTCACCACCGGGAATCTCGCGCTGCGCGAGTCGTTCGACCTGCCCGAGAACACGGTGCACATCCGGCGCGAGCAACTGCTGGTGAACGACGTCTTCTGCGATTCGATCAGCTTTGACAACTACAACCGCGTGCCGGTGGAGTTCATGGTGGAGATGGCATTCGGCGCCGACTTCGTAGACGTGTTCCAGGTGCGTGGCTGCGTGCGGCGGGTTCATGGCAAGTACTTCAAGCCGGTGCATCACGGGAAGCTGCTGGAGTTCCATTACGCCGGGCTGGACGGCACGATGCGGCAGACCCGAATCGAGATGGCGCCCGCGCCTTCACACACGGAAGACTACGCGGCGCACTGGGACGTGCGGCTGGAGCCGGGAAAGCGCGTGCAGTTGCAGATATGGGTAACGCCCAGCGTGCAGGGCCGGAAGTCGCGAGCGCGCCAGGTGGAGTTCGCCGAAGGCGAGAGCCTGCGCCGGCGGACCCAGGGCGAGTGGGAAGCGCAATCAACGCATTTCTCCAGCAATCAGAAGGTGTTTGACGCGGCGCTGGCCACGGCCACCGGCGACTTCCACGCGCTGCTCATTCCTGACGGAGACCAGCGCATCATCGCGGCCGGCATACCCTGGTTTGCCACCATCTTCGGGCGCGACTCGATTGTTGCCGCGTATCAAACGCTGGTGCTGAATCCGCAACTGGCCTGCGACACCCTGCGCGTCCTGGCGCGGCGCCAGGGCACGCGCTATGACGACTGGCAGGACGAGGAACCCGGCAAGATCCTGCACGAGTATCGCGAAGGCGAGATGACGCTGGACGGCGAGATGCCATTCCATCCGTACTTCGGCACGGTGGACGCAACTCCGTTGTTCCTCATCCTGCTGGGCGAAACCTGGAACTGGACCGGTGACGAGCAGCTGGTCCGCGATCTGCTACCGGCGGCGTACAAGGCGCTGGACTGGATTGACCGTTACGGCGATTTGGACGGCGACGGTTTCGTGGAGTATCAGCGGCGTTCGAAACAGGGTCTGACCAATCAGGGATGGAAGGATTCCTGGGACGCGAACATGCATCGCGACGGCACGCTGGCGCGTTCACCCATCGCGCTGGTCGAGGTGCAGGGCTACGTTTACGACGCGAAGTACCGGATGGCGTCGGTGCTGCGCGCGATGGGAGACTCGAAGCGCGCCGATGCGTTGCGCAACGAGGCCGCTGCGCTGGCCAAACGCTTCGAGAAAGCCTTCTGGATGCCGAAGGAAGGCTTTTATGCGATGGCCCTGGATGCCGACAAGCGGCAGTTGCAGGTCATATCGTCGAATCCCGGGCACCTGCTGTTCACGCGCATTCTCGGCCGCGAGCGGGCGCGGACGGTTGCCGCGCGCATGATGCAGAGCGACATGTTCACCGGCTGGGGATGGAGGACGCTCTCGTCGGCGGAGCCGGTGTTCAACCCGCTCAGCTACCACCGCGGATCGGTGTGGCCGCACGACAACTCGATCGTGGCGCACGGCATGGCGCTGAATGAAATCCGCAAGCCCGCCCTGCAGTGCATGACCACGCTGTTCCAGGCGGCGCTGAACTTCCGCGACTACCGCTTGCCGGAGCTGTTCTGCGGCATCCAGCGGCGGCAGCACGATGCGCCGGTGCACTACCCGGTGTCGTGCTCTCCGCAGGCCTGGGCATCGGGAGCATTTTTCCTGATGCTGGCATCGGTGCTCGGTATTCGCCCGAGCGCGCACAAGCGGGAGCTGAACATCGTGAACCCGATTCTGCCGGACTGGATGGAACACTTCAGCATTCGCAACCTGCGCATCGGCAACAGCCGCGTGGGTCTGGACTTCAACCGCCATGGCGAGCGAACGTTCTGCAACGTGGTGGACGTGGGGGGCGAGAGACTCTCGGTGAACGTGGTGTTCAGGCGCTAG
- a CDS encoding acyl-CoA thioesterase, which translates to MTESKPDLTPRPVSESQSEMAEIVLPNDANPLNALLGGRLMHWMDLASALAAHRHARAYVVTASIDHLDFLVPVRVGDLVILRSSVNRAFNTSMEVGVKVFVENYLEGTRKHVSSAYLTFVAVDREGRHLPVPPVVPQTPEQKRRYEDAGRRREQRNAERARKKNAGLR; encoded by the coding sequence ATGACCGAAAGCAAACCCGACCTGACGCCCCGCCCAGTGAGTGAATCGCAGTCCGAGATGGCAGAGATCGTCCTGCCCAACGACGCCAACCCGTTGAACGCGCTCCTCGGCGGGCGTTTGATGCACTGGATGGACCTGGCTTCGGCGCTCGCCGCCCACCGCCACGCCCGCGCGTACGTCGTCACCGCTTCCATCGATCATTTGGATTTTCTCGTGCCGGTGCGCGTCGGCGACCTTGTGATTCTGCGCTCGTCGGTAAACCGCGCCTTCAATACTTCGATGGAGGTCGGCGTGAAGGTTTTCGTGGAGAACTACCTCGAGGGCACGCGCAAGCACGTCAGCTCCGCGTATCTCACCTTTGTCGCCGTGGACCGCGAAGGACGCCATCTGCCCGTCCCGCCCGTGGTCCCGCAAACTCCCGAGCAGAAACGCCGCTATGAAGACGCCGGGCGCCGCCGCGAGCAGCGCAATGCCGAACGCGCCCGCAAAAAGAACGCCGGACTCCGCTAG
- a CDS encoding tetratricopeptide repeat protein, which yields MNAERVGMLNEVLAQNPDDAFARYALALEYANSGETETALAEFARLLETNPNYVPGYQMAAQTLLRAGRTDEARAMLEQGIACAEKSNNAHAQSEMQGMLDELG from the coding sequence ATGAATGCTGAACGCGTGGGGATGCTCAACGAAGTGCTCGCGCAGAACCCGGACGACGCCTTTGCGCGCTACGCGCTGGCGCTGGAGTATGCAAATTCGGGCGAGACGGAGACCGCGCTGGCGGAGTTCGCACGCCTGCTCGAGACGAATCCCAACTACGTCCCTGGATACCAGATGGCCGCGCAAACATTGCTGCGCGCAGGCCGGACTGACGAGGCGCGCGCGATGCTGGAGCAGGGAATCGCCTGCGCCGAGAAGTCGAACAACGCGCATGCGCAGTCGGAGATGCAGGGGATGCTGGATGAATTGGGTTAG
- a CDS encoding SDR family NAD(P)-dependent oxidoreductase → MKLRGKVAVVTGGSMGIGEAIAKLFADESAAVVITSRDPARAEAARARIGHTERTLAVACDVRRRADLEALMAATLQRFGRVDAWVNNAGFGMMASVEQLPMSGARDLFDTNFFGVIDAMQVAIPVMKRQGSGAIINISSVSGHIASPHMSIYSASKFALNALSYAARLELRGTGVNVISVCPGYISTDFGVNAVRAPGAMRVGRSAKWSVPAGVVARAVLKAWLGGKRQAVVPWWYWLFVKLYENVPRLVEKSMARSLAPADEVIAAQQAAAKR, encoded by the coding sequence ATGAAGCTCAGGGGCAAGGTTGCCGTCGTTACGGGCGGTTCCATGGGCATCGGCGAAGCCATCGCAAAGCTGTTCGCCGATGAGAGTGCGGCCGTGGTGATCACCTCCCGCGACCCTGCGCGTGCCGAGGCCGCGCGCGCCCGCATCGGCCACACCGAACGTACGCTCGCCGTCGCATGCGACGTTCGCCGCCGCGCTGACCTCGAAGCGCTGATGGCCGCTACGCTTCAGCGCTTCGGCCGTGTCGACGCCTGGGTGAACAACGCCGGCTTCGGCATGATGGCTTCGGTCGAGCAGCTTCCGATGAGCGGCGCCCGCGACCTGTTCGATACCAACTTCTTCGGCGTGATCGACGCCATGCAGGTCGCGATTCCCGTCATGAAGCGCCAGGGCTCGGGCGCGATTATCAACATCTCCAGCGTCTCGGGACATATTGCCTCGCCGCACATGAGCATCTACTCGGCCAGCAAGTTCGCGCTCAATGCTCTCAGCTACGCGGCGCGCCTGGAATTGCGCGGAACGGGCGTGAACGTGATTTCGGTCTGCCCCGGCTACATCAGCACAGACTTCGGCGTGAACGCGGTGCGCGCGCCCGGCGCCATGCGCGTAGGACGCTCAGCCAAGTGGAGCGTTCCGGCCGGCGTCGTCGCCCGCGCCGTTCTCAAGGCCTGGCTGGGCGGCAAACGCCAGGCGGTGGTGCCGTGGTGGTACTGGTTGTTTGTGAAGCTCTACGAAAACGTGCCGCGGCTGGTGGAGAAGTCCATGGCGCGCTCGCTCGCTCCCGCCGACGAAGTCATTGCTGCGCAGCAGGCGGCAGCGAAGCGCTAA
- a CDS encoding LON peptidase substrate-binding domain-containing protein, producing MAQLLPLFPLEMVLFPGVGVPLHIFEPRYKEMIGECIQQREPFGIVRAQETSLSRVGCSAEVVNVVKRYDDGRMDIIAGGVRRFELLEVDQQRSFLRGDVRFFDDEPGSASRTGIEKALGLHKQALALLGAEAEPPESDSPHVTFQLAAGLPTDLDFKQALLTMRSEDERLSALLEYYEAIIPRLEKMRVARKRAGGNGHVH from the coding sequence ATGGCGCAACTGCTGCCGCTTTTTCCGCTGGAGATGGTGCTGTTTCCCGGCGTCGGTGTGCCGCTGCACATCTTCGAGCCGCGCTACAAGGAGATGATCGGCGAGTGCATCCAGCAGCGGGAGCCGTTCGGCATCGTGCGGGCGCAAGAAACGAGCCTGTCGCGGGTGGGATGCTCGGCGGAAGTTGTGAACGTGGTGAAGCGGTACGACGATGGCCGGATGGACATTATCGCCGGCGGCGTGCGCCGCTTCGAACTGCTCGAAGTGGACCAGCAGCGCAGCTTCCTGCGAGGCGACGTGCGCTTCTTCGACGACGAACCCGGTTCGGCGTCGCGCACCGGAATCGAGAAGGCCCTGGGATTGCACAAGCAGGCGCTTGCGCTGCTGGGCGCGGAGGCCGAGCCGCCGGAGAGCGACTCTCCGCACGTGACGTTTCAGCTGGCGGCGGGTCTGCCGACCGACCTGGACTTCAAGCAGGCGCTGCTCACCATGCGCTCGGAAGACGAGCGCCTTTCCGCTTTGCTGGAGTACTACGAAGCGATCATTCCCCGGCTGGAGAAGATGCGTGTGGCCCGCAAACGGGCCGGCGGGAATGGGCATGTCCACTAG
- a CDS encoding magnesium chelatase has protein sequence MTVPRTLGELRRSDYSEQRLRTRRVKDELRENLICKLRRRQAIFPGIVGYDDTVVPQLVNAVLSRHNFILLGLRGQAKSRILRALTGLLDPQTPFIAGCEIHDSPYTPICRRCRDLVARDGDETPIAWLAPDDRYVEKLATPDVTIADLIGDIDPIKAARGGHELGSELTVHYGLLPRANRGIFAINELPDLAGKIQVGLFNIMQEGDVQIKGYPVRLPLDVALVFSANPEDYTARGKIITPLKDRIGSEVRTHYPATVDEGIAITAQESWTSRDGNKLVVPKYVSQIVERIAFCAREDKKIDKRSGVSQRLPISCMENVVSNAERRALRNGESTVVPRVADIYAAMPAITGKLELEYEGEMKGADNVARELIRTAIAKTFDEYYETSDLQQIVQWFDLGGEIKVDDGAPAAEMSETLRGIQGLGDKLAAVGVKGKDAPEVQVSAAEFVLEGLHAHKRIGRSEERVFTKGEKMAQPRRTERDEFGREEPPSRGRRGFN, from the coding sequence ATGACTGTTCCTCGCACCCTGGGCGAGCTGCGGCGCAGCGACTACAGCGAGCAGCGGCTGCGCACCCGCCGCGTGAAAGACGAACTCCGCGAAAACCTGATCTGTAAATTGCGCCGCAGGCAGGCGATTTTTCCCGGCATTGTCGGCTACGACGATACGGTGGTGCCGCAGCTCGTCAACGCGGTGCTCTCGCGGCACAACTTCATCCTGCTCGGGCTGCGAGGACAGGCGAAGAGCCGCATCCTGCGCGCGCTCACCGGACTGCTCGATCCGCAAACCCCGTTCATCGCCGGTTGCGAGATTCACGACAGTCCCTACACGCCGATTTGCCGCCGCTGCCGCGACCTGGTCGCGCGCGACGGCGACGAGACGCCGATTGCGTGGCTCGCGCCGGACGACCGCTACGTGGAGAAGCTCGCCACGCCGGACGTGACCATTGCCGACCTGATCGGAGACATCGATCCGATCAAGGCGGCGCGCGGCGGGCATGAGCTGGGAAGCGAACTCACCGTCCACTATGGACTGCTGCCGCGGGCGAATCGAGGCATTTTCGCCATCAACGAACTGCCGGACCTGGCGGGAAAAATCCAGGTCGGCTTGTTCAACATCATGCAGGAAGGCGACGTGCAGATTAAGGGCTACCCGGTCCGGCTGCCGCTCGACGTGGCGCTCGTATTCAGCGCCAACCCGGAAGACTACACGGCGCGCGGGAAAATTATTACGCCGCTGAAGGACCGCATCGGCTCGGAGGTGCGGACCCACTATCCGGCCACGGTCGATGAAGGGATTGCCATCACCGCGCAGGAGTCGTGGACATCGCGCGATGGGAACAAGCTGGTGGTGCCGAAATACGTGAGCCAGATCGTGGAGCGGATCGCGTTCTGCGCGCGGGAAGACAAGAAGATCGACAAGCGCTCGGGCGTGAGCCAGCGCCTGCCCATCAGCTGCATGGAAAATGTGGTCTCGAACGCCGAGCGGCGCGCGCTGCGCAACGGCGAATCCACCGTAGTGCCGCGCGTGGCCGACATTTACGCCGCGATGCCGGCGATCACCGGCAAGCTCGAACTGGAGTACGAAGGCGAGATGAAGGGCGCCGACAATGTGGCGCGCGAGCTGATCCGCACCGCCATCGCCAAGACCTTCGACGAGTACTACGAGACGAGCGACCTGCAACAGATCGTCCAGTGGTTCGACTTGGGCGGCGAGATCAAGGTGGATGATGGTGCTCCGGCGGCGGAGATGAGCGAGACGCTGCGCGGCATCCAGGGCCTCGGCGACAAGTTGGCGGCGGTTGGGGTGAAGGGGAAAGACGCGCCCGAGGTGCAGGTGTCGGCGGCCGAGTTTGTCCTTGAGGGCCTGCACGCGCACAAGCGCATTGGGCGCAGCGAGGAGCGGGTGTTCACCAAGGGCGAGAAGATGGCGCAGCCCCGGCGCACGGAGCGGGATGAGTTTGGACGGGAAGAACCGCCGTCGCGTGGTCGGAGAGGCTTCAATTGA